In bacterium, the sequence ACCGCCGAAGCCACCACCGCCGCCGCCGCCATATCCGCCGCCGCCACCATATCCGCCGCCGCCGCCTGATGAATAACCACCACCGCCGCCGCCTTCTCTGCTTTTGAATTCGGGTTTCGGTCTTGCTTCGTTTACTACGATCTGTCTCCCGGAAAGTTCATAGCCATTAAACATTTCCGATGCCTTTGCGACTTCTTCGTCACTTGACATTTCAATAAAACAAAATCCCTTGCTTCTGCCGGAGAAGTTATCCATAATTATGTTTACAGATTCAACTTTTCCTGCCTTGGCAAATAACTCTTGTA encodes:
- a CDS encoding RNA-binding protein, whose protein sequence is MGKKLYVGNLPYEVTNTQLQELFAKAGKVESVNIIMDNFSGRSKGFCFIEMSSDEEVAKASEMFNGYELSGRQIVVNEARPKPEFKSREGGGGGGYSSGGGGGYGGGGGYGGGGGGGFGG